GGATATAACTCGGATGAGTAGAAATTTTGTTGAAAAAGGTCTTGAGGCAATTTCTGAGGAAAAGGACATCCTGACTGACATCAGCATGGTAAAGGCAGGTATAAATAAGTATTCTGGGAGCGTTAAATGTTTTATCAATGATGAAAGGGCTATCAAACTTGCAAAGCAACAGGAGATCACCCGTGCAGCCGCCGCCATGGAAGTGGCGGCTAGTGATGATTTTGACGGGGTGGTGGTAATTGGAAACGCCCCCACTGCACTGTGGAAAGTAATAGAACTGGTGGAAGCTGGATCAATGGATGTCAAAGCAGTAGTTGGTGTACCGGTTGGATTTGTGGGCGCAGCAGAGTCTAAAAAAGCACTTCAGGAAACTTCAATTCCTAATCTGGTTACAGAAGGTCCTAAAGGTGGGACTCCAGTTGCTGTGGCTGCGGTGAATTCCTTAATCAATATTACGAGATAATCTGTGGTAAACAAACATTTAGAACATTTAGGAGAAGATGACATGAAATCTGAAGACCTATTCAAAGATGCTAAAAACTATCTTCCAGGAGGAGTTGAC
Above is a genomic segment from Methanobacterium sp. containing:
- a CDS encoding cobalt-precorrin-8 methylmutase; this translates as MKPMFMGASTKQGYEIAAKSREIVRSLIDEKTRDLTPEERSIVERIVHSTADPEYADITRMSRNFVEKGLEAISEEKDILTDISMVKAGINKYSGSVKCFINDERAIKLAKQQEITRAAAAMEVAASDDFDGVVVIGNAPTALWKVIELVEAGSMDVKAVVGVPVGFVGAAESKKALQETSIPNLVTEGPKGGTPVAVAAVNSLINITR